A single window of Sparus aurata chromosome 12, fSpaAur1.1, whole genome shotgun sequence DNA harbors:
- the pigo gene encoding GPI ethanolamine phosphate transferase 3 produces MKGLPVLSLLLWVCAVYFVGIYLFVGGFLLVRLEVNRTSTCGDVLQPGEEPGDFCRAQPRFRRAVLLIIDALKIDFARFDPNNTAPRPYENKLPVLEETVSVRPSHSRLYPFRADPPTTTMQRIKGFTTGSLPTFVDVGNNFASSAILEDNLIHQFGQVGKRVVFMGDDTWESLFPKRFHRSLPFPSFNVKDLHTVDNGILQHLYTTMVGDDWDVLVAHFLGVDHCGHRFGPDHPAMADKLTQMDGVIRSVMDRLQNDTLLVVMGDHGMTDTGDHGGESQKETDAAIFLYSPSPLFPAPPSQSEPDVVPQTDLVPTLALLLGVPIPYSNVGQILLPLFPSHGLTEGAVGGISQLEALWINAKQVNRFLETYSGMAKDIPPQSLAKLKAEFSRLSSEYLTAVGQGRSPSPQLAASLQAYLTSVRDTCRATWARFNPLKMAAGLAILAFACLTCFILSELSLVLIRENGPGLKAPVVVALAVGGCVAAGQMLTQGYVEVAWCLAAAAFSSELLFLWRAHRSRAVTVAKNSFKAPKCTTWLTPRSLLIPPLLVPLLRCASLLSDSYVIAEGRVVTFLVFSLALYIPIHLNWDGLLLPPSHDPLKAAGLVPSAALSPSTVRKESSTLLACLGLLIGSLYLSLSFHGCREEQGSCQPSPFLSPLSRLQDNQLKNLHYVLSVCSLGLWTYLLRRCLRHYGNLNSSGGTVFTARWILPLLSVCLAVHWAVSATPEDSFRNLAELISLAQLALPRAAFLLLGLGLFLIWLDPLTVFVKTRAAATARSTSLPPPRYRASTGISPQAELHHLIPQIYQRMRCSLNDGELSGGGEVDSRPAVEAYGLGTVYSAPLLLFCGLLGIGLLLLHPEGMALSFLLLLLETGALLHIHASSTTLSGLNGTHTGGFNVPWTPVVLWSLAATQFFHATGHLPTFPSIQWGAAFVGFPDGHTGTMLPASLVTLNTFASHILFAVSCPLLLFWPLVCEVRGSRGGRTYGEEGEDAVMEMRLRENPQQFSSALLQLSTRYLFILGAQVFASVCAAAILRRHLMVWKVFAPKLMFEASGFLVSSVALLIGVTLVLRVDVAVGRWFKRLVPDASR; encoded by the exons ATGAAGGGGCTCCCGGTGCTGTCCCTGCTCCTGTGGGTGTGCGCGGTGTACTTCGTGGGCATCTACCTGTTCGTGGGCGGCTTCCTGCTGGTGAGGCTGGAGGTGAACAGGACCAGCACTTGCGGAGACGTGCTGCAGCCCGGAGAGGAGCCGGGGGACTTCTGCCGCGCCCAGCCGAGGTTCCGCAGGGCCGTCCTCCTCATCATCGACGCCCTCAAGATCGACTTCGCCCGCTTCGACCCCAACAACACGGCGCCCAGACCCTACGAGAACAAGCTGCCCGTGCTGGAGGAGACTGTGTCGGTCAGGCCTTCACACAGCCGGTTGTACCCTTTCCGCGCAGACCCGCCTACGACCACCATGCAGAGGATCAAGGGCTTCACCACGGGCTCCCTGCCCACCTTCGTGGACGTGGGTAATAACTTTGCTTCCAGTGCCATCCTGGAGGACAACCTCATCCACCAGTTTGGGCAAGTGG GCAAACGGGTGGTGTTTATGGGCGATGACACTTGGGAGAGTCTTTTTCCGAAGAGGTTCCACCGCTCTCTTCCCTTCCCTTCTTTCAATGTCAAGGATCTGCACACTGTGGACAACGGGATCCTCCAGCACCTCTACACAACTA TGGTGGGGGACGACTGGGATGTCCTGGTCGCGCATTTCCTCGGAGTGGATCACTGTGGTCACAGGTTTGGACCCGACCACCCGGCCATGGCCGACAAGCTCACCCAGATGGACGGAGTCATCAG GTCTGTGATGGACCGCCTGCAGAATGACACCCTCCTGGTGGTGATGGGGGATCACGGGATGACGGACACCGGAGATCATGGCGGAGAAAGTCAGAAGGAGACCGACGCCGCCATCTTCCTCTACAGTCCTTCCCCTCTGTTTCCCGCCCCGCCGTCCCAG AGTGAACCAGATGTGGTGCCGCAGACGGACCTGGTGCCCACCCTGGCTCTGCTGCTGGGAGTTCCCATCCCGTACAGCAATGTGGGGCAGATCCTCCTGCCGTTGTTCCCTTCTCATGGGCTGACAGAAGGCGCAGTTGGAGGTATCAGCCAGCTGGAGGCACTGTGGATCAATGCAAAACAG GTCAACCGTTTCCTCGAGACATACTCCGGCATGGCCAAAGACATCCCGCCACAGAGCCTCGCTAAGCTGAAGGCAGAATTCTCCCGCCTCTCCTCTGAGTACCTCACCGCAGTTGGACAGGGTCGGTCACCCTCCCCACAGCTGGCCGCCTCGCTGCAGGCCTACCTCACCTCCGTCAGAGACACCTGCCGAGCCACCTGGGCTCGATTCAACCCGCTCAAGATGGCAGCCGGTTTGGCCATCCTTGCATTTGCCTGCTTGACGTGTTTCATCCTGTCTGAGCTGTCCCTCGTGTTAATCAGGGAGAACGGTCCCGGACTGAAGGCCCCAGTTGTCGTGGCACTGGCTGTGGGGGGTTGCGTGGCTGCTGGTCAGATGCTCACACAGGGCTACGTGGAGGTGGCATGGTGCCTGGCAGCTGCTGCTTTCAGCTCTGAACTTCTCTTTCTCTGGAGAGCCCATCGATCCAGAGCCGTGACTGTGGCGAAGAACAGTTTCAAAGCTCCAAAGTGCACTACCTGGCTGACTCCGCGCAGCCTCCTCATCCCCCCTCTCCTGGTGCCGCTCCTCCGCTGTGCCTCCCTGCTCTCAGACAGCTACGTGATCGCAGAAGGCCGGGTGGTGACCTTTCTAGTGTTCTCCCTTGCTCTCTACATTCCCATCCATCTCAACTGGGATGGCCTGCTCCTACCCCCCAGCCATGACCCCCTGAAGGCTGCAGGGCTTGTGCCTTCCGCGGCCTTGTCCCCGTCCACTGTGAGGAAAGAAAGCAGCACTCTCCTGGCCTGCCTAGGCCTTCTCATCGGCAGCCTCTACCTCTCCCTGTCCTTCCACGGCTGTCGGGAAGAACAGGGCTCCTGCCAGCCGTCCCCGTTCCTGTCGCCTCTCTCCCGGCTGCAGGACAACCAGCTGAAGAACCTCCACTACGTCCTCTCCGTCTGCTCCCTGGGCTTGTGGACGTATCTGCTGAGACGCTGCCTCCGCCACTACGGTAACCTCAACTCCTCAGGTGGAACGGTGTTCACGGCCCGCTGGATCCTGCCGCTGCTGTCTGTGTGCCTGGCGGTCCACTGGGCTGTTAGTGCCACTCCAGAGGACAGCTTTAGGAATCTGGCCGAGCTGATCAGCCTGGCCCAGCTGGCCCTCCCCAGGGCTGCTTTCCTTCTCCTGGGACTGGGGCTGTTCCTCATCTGGCTGGACCCCCTCACTGTGTTTGTGAAGACCAGGGCCGCGGCCACAGCCAGAAGCAcatccctcccccctccccgcTACCGAGCGAGCACTGGGATCAGCCCCCAAGCTGAGCTGCACCACCTCATTCCTCAGATCTACCAGCGCATGCGTTGTTCCCTGAACGATGGGGAGCTGAGCGGGGGTGGAGAGGTGGACAGCAGGCCCGCTGTGGAGGCCTATGGACTGGGAACTGTCTACTCTGCCCCTTTGCTGCTGTTTTGCGGCCTGCTGGGAAtcggtctgctgctgctgcacccaGAGGGCATGGCGCTGtctttcctcctgctgctgcttgaaACGGGAGCTCTGTTGCACATTCACGCCTCCTCCACTACCCTCAGTGGCCTGAATGGAACACATACTG GTGGGTTTAATGTGCCCTGGACTCCAGTGGTGCTGTGGTCCCTGGCTGCCACCCAGTTCTTCCATGCCACAGGTCACCTTCCCACCTTCCCCTCCATCCAGTGGGGCGCTGCCTTCGTGGGATTCCCTGATGGACACACAGGCACCATGCTGCCCGCCTCACTGGTTACTCTCAACACTTTTGCCTCACACATCCTGTTTGCAG TGAGCTGTCCGTTGCTGCTGTTCTGGCCTCTGGTGTGCGAGGTGCGAGGCAGCAGGGGAGGGAGGACATacggagaggaaggagaggatgCTGTGATGGAGATGAGACTGAGAGAAAACCCCCAGCAGTTCAGCTCTGCTCTCCTACAACTCTCAACACGCTACCTCTTTATTCTCGGAGCGCAG GTCTTTGCTTCAGTCTGTGCTGCTGCTATCCTCAGGAGACACCTAATGGTGTGGAAGGTTTTCGCACCCAA
- the stoml2 gene encoding stomatin-like protein 2, mitochondrial encodes MLRTLCRTGGALLQQTQRAAPRLWVTPAQQRWASSLPMNTLVLFVPQQEAWVVERMGRFHRILEPGLNFLIPLLDRIRYVQSLKEIVIDVPEQSAVSLDNVTLQIDGVLYLRILDPFKASYGVEDPEYAVTQLAQTTMRSELGKLTLDKVFRERESLNSNIVHSINQASDDWGIRCLRYEIKDIHVPPRVKESMQMQVEAERKKRATVLESEGTREAAINVAEGRKQAQILASEGEKAERINNANGEAQAVLLKAEAKSKAIRVLSEALSEQNGNAAASLTVAEQYVSAFSNLAKESNTILLPTNAGDMSSMVTQAMAIYSTLGKTSQKAAPEMLEEKTESPENQLPPPQ; translated from the exons ATGTTACGAACGCTGTGTCGGACCGGCGGGGCCCTGCTGCAG CAAACCCAGCGGGCCGCGCCGAGGTTGTGGGTCACACCGGCCCAGCAGAGATGGGCGTCCAGCCTCCCCATGAACACTCTGGTCCTGTTCGTGCCTCAACAGGAAGCCTGGGTGGTGGAGAGAATGGGTCGCTTCCACCGCATCTTAGAGCCG GGTTTAAACTTCCTCATACCTTTACTTGACCGGATTCGCTATGTGCAAAGTCTCAAGGAGATTGTCATTGATGTACCAGAGCAGTCTGCAGTATCTCTAG ATAATGTAACACTACAGATTGATGGAGTGCTTTACTTGAGGATCCTAGACCCTTTCAAG GCCAGTTACGGCGTTGAGGATCCAGAATATGCCGTCACACAGTTGGCGCAGACCACCATGCGTTCAGAACTGGGCAAGCTCACACTGGACAAAGTGTTCAGG gaaagGGAGTCCCTCAATTCCAACATCGTCCACTCCATCAACCAGGCGTCAGACGATTGGGGGATCCGCTGCCTCCGTTATGAAATCAAAGATATACATGTACCACCTCGTGTCAAAGAATCCATGCAGATGCAG GTGGAGGCTGAACGCAAGAAGAGAGCCACGGTGCTGGAGTCCGAAGGGACGAGGGAGGCGGCCATTAATGTCGCTGAGGGTCGTAAACAAGCTCAGATTCTGGCTTCGGAGGGTGAAAAAGCTGAGCGAATCAATAATGCGAATG GTGAGGCCCAAGCAGTCTTGCTCAAAGCAGAGGCGAAATCTAAGGCCATCCGCGTTCTGTCGGAGGCTCTGTCTGAGCAG AATGGAAATGCGGCAGCCTCGCTAACTGTGGCCGAGCAGTACGTGAGCGCTTTCTCCAACCTCGCCAAAGAGTCCAACACCATCCTCCTGCCCACCAACGCCGGCGACATGAGCTCAATGGTCACACAG GCCATGGCCATCTACAGCACGTTGGGAAAGACGAGCCAGAAAGCGGCGCCAGAAATGTTGGAGGAGAAGACCGAAAGCCCTGAGAACCAATTGCCACCACCGCAATAA